DNA sequence from the Candidatus Methylomirabilota bacterium genome:
GGCGCCGAGCCGGCGCGACAGGTCCTTCATGAGCTCGAGGATCTGCGCCTGGATCGTCACGTCGAGCGCGGTCGTAGGCTCGTCGGCGATCAAGAGCGGCGGACGGTGCAACAGCGCGATCGCAATCGCGACGCGCTGGCGCATGCCGCCCGACAATTGGTGCGGATAGGCCTTGAGCCATTCCTCCGGCGCACCAATGCCGACCGCGGCCAATCCGGCGCGCGCCCGCGCCCGCGCCGCAGCGTTCGACACGCGCTCATGTGCGGTGATCGCCTCGATCATCTGCGTGTCGATGCGCAATACCGGCGTGAGCGTGCTCATCGGGTCCTGAAACACCATCGCCATTTTCACGCCGCGATAGCGGCGCAGATCGTCATCGGAACGGCCGACCAATTCCTCGCCGGCAAGGCGGATCGAGCCGCCAACGATGCGGCCGGGCGGATCGATCAAGCCGAGAATGGAAAGGCCGGTGACCGTCTTGCCGCAGCCAGATTCGCCGACTAGCCCCAGCACCTCGCCTCGATTGAGCATCAAGCTGACACCGTCGACGGCTCTGATCACGCCCGCACGCGTGAAGTAATGCGTCTTCAGATCGGTTAGTGCGAGTACGGGCGCCGCCACGGACTTTATCGTTTCAGCCGCGGGTTCATCACGTCGCGCAGCCGATCGCCGACGAGATTGATGGCGAAGATGACCAGTAGGAGCGCAATGCCCGGATAGAATGCGATCCAGTATTTGCCCGAGAGCATGTAGCCATAGCCGTTGGCGATCAGCAGGCCGAGCGACGGCTCGGTGATCGGCACGCCGAC
Encoded proteins:
- a CDS encoding ABC transporter ATP-binding protein — protein: MAAPVLALTDLKTHYFTRAGVIRAVDGVSLMLNRGEVLGLVGESGCGKTVTGLSILGLIDPPGRIVGGSIRLAGEELVGRSDDDLRRYRGVKMAMVFQDPMSTLTPVLRIDTQMIEAITAHERVSNAAARARARAGLAAVGIGAPEEWLKAYPHQLSGGMRQRVAIAIALLHRPPLLIADEPTTALDVTIQAQILELMKDLSRRLGAAMLIITHNLGVVARYADRVNVMYAGRIIERGTARELYANPRHPYTLGLLHSVPRLDEPRRERLAPIEGQPPDLTRLPPGCAFAPRCAFRIERCLAEAPPLRAIGANGHVAACWEAERVERRVA